Proteins encoded together in one Cetobacterium sp. ZOR0034 window:
- a CDS encoding nucleotidyltransferase domain-containing protein: MINLKQIEQVKERLVKEFHPKKIYIFGSYAWGIPNEESDLDIMVILEKCDNKILEMRKGLKALRGIGFPKDLIVENELEFLDNAKKNHLIENEILNKGYLLYEAN, encoded by the coding sequence ATGATTAATTTAAAACAAATAGAGCAAGTAAAAGAAAGATTAGTTAAAGAATTTCATCCTAAAAAAATATATATATTTGGATCATATGCTTGGGGCATCCCTAATGAAGAAAGCGATTTAGATATAATGGTTATTTTAGAAAAATGTGATAATAAAATATTAGAAATGAGAAAAGGATTAAAAGCTTTAAGAGGAATTGGATTTCCAAAAGATTTAATTGTAGAGAATGAATTAGAATTTTTAGATAATGCTAAAAAAAATCATTTGATAGAAAATGAAATTTTGAATAAGGGGTACTTATTATATGAAGCCAACTAA
- a CDS encoding YdbC family protein, translating to MAEIKFEIIENLGTIGEGAKGWKKEVNLISWNSRKPKIDIRDWDEDHEKMGKGITLSKGELIALKEILDSIDIEDLDM from the coding sequence GTGGCAGAAATAAAATTTGAGATTATTGAAAATTTAGGAACAATTGGAGAAGGTGCTAAGGGATGGAAAAAAGAAGTTAATCTAATTTCTTGGAATTCTAGAAAACCAAAAATAGATATTCGTGATTGGGATGAAGACCATGAGAAGATGGGAAAAGGAATAACTTTATCTAAAGGGGAATTAATAGCATTGAAAGAAATTTTAGATTCAATTGATATAGAAGACTTAGATATGTAA
- a CDS encoding HEPN domain-containing protein: MKPTKDYEIMLFKAERDFQSGKILYENELEESAIYHYQQAGEKALKAFLIFHKNKVPKTHDLTSILDNCINIDLDFEVLYDACEKLTPYATIFRYMDTGYGLVPTHDILEEAKTEALEILNFVKNKIIKILD; encoded by the coding sequence ATGAAGCCAACTAAAGATTATGAAATAATGCTATTTAAAGCTGAGCGAGATTTTCAATCAGGAAAAATTTTATATGAAAATGAACTTGAAGAATCAGCAATATATCATTATCAACAGGCTGGTGAAAAGGCATTAAAAGCTTTTTTAATTTTTCATAAAAATAAAGTTCCTAAAACTCATGATTTAACAAGTATTTTAGATAATTGCATAAATATAGATTTAGATTTTGAAGTATTATATGATGCTTGTGAAAAATTAACACCATATGCTACAATATTTAGATATATGGATACTGGATATGGTTTAGTTCCTACACATGATATATTGGAAGAAGCAAAAACTGAAGCATTAGAAATATTAAATTTTGTTAAAAATAAAATTATTAAAATTTTAGATTAG
- a CDS encoding MobA/MobL family protein codes for MANYHLNISYGKVGKGGPHIDYILGQNKYTNKENEIKYTNHNLPNWCKSPKEFWVASDEKERINGTVYKEIRISLPNELTEDKNIELLNEFLDTILEGKYHYSVAIHSKESSYKKEILNTHAHIMFSPRELDGIERNKDIFFKRANTKSPERGGCKKNTEWNNIEKLLEIRKIWEEMQNKYLENANVNERVSCETLEKQREIALEKGDHLLAESLDRNPIHINGALLKKPEEKLSEDHRNKLESFKLNREIKELKDEILKLERLEAEKSLKKDAIKEIDLELNSFSDSKYQDILDTHEKLEGINIQILKVEYELLSSFNMEKNRLDSLNLLLKNLNNDKLNLEKYLDQFEETIQENEFKVYAEEKLKNSFNTMFNIFNQSNYEIKKAEKILKNIPRQLKNLETTSLNILTKGEYSKLKRQLDSNELNLMRYESGYKYKDGSEKKLNFFKNEIERLSESNKVILSQIEKIKSDYSTPEMKNKKIKIEKSIESKLLKEKELQESILLDRKITALILHKKLIKVDSSIFECYLSNEESKRLKSSLRASKLSEIYSYFKDMKFENIENLALNSLSKGRYFKAMKEYRVLDNKRIELQIERDSYTTFSKKLLHLGSLSRVNRELKSVNNSLLKLEKEFKEIQKSIGDKKLHEEISRINSLRDSIAKRYSKQSDMYREQSNLNEFFIKETKNLKRELDLEKDISNRFTKTSLKSNYLNLRGKILGNYLVDFEIEKKKRKSFSMDF; via the coding sequence ATGGCAAATTATCATTTGAATATATCTTATGGTAAAGTTGGAAAAGGTGGTCCCCATATTGACTATATTTTAGGACAAAATAAATATACTAATAAAGAAAATGAGATTAAATACACTAATCATAATTTGCCTAATTGGTGCAAATCTCCTAAAGAATTTTGGGTAGCTAGTGATGAGAAAGAAAGAATCAATGGTACAGTGTATAAGGAGATTAGAATATCTCTTCCTAATGAACTAACTGAAGATAAGAATATTGAGCTTCTAAATGAGTTTCTAGATACCATTTTAGAGGGAAAATATCACTATTCTGTAGCTATTCACAGTAAAGAAAGTTCATACAAAAAAGAGATTTTAAATACTCACGCTCATATAATGTTTTCTCCAAGAGAACTTGATGGAATTGAGCGAAATAAAGATATTTTTTTTAAAAGAGCTAACACCAAATCTCCAGAGCGTGGAGGTTGTAAGAAAAATACTGAGTGGAATAATATAGAAAAGTTATTAGAGATCAGAAAAATTTGGGAAGAGATGCAGAATAAATATTTAGAAAATGCCAATGTTAATGAGAGAGTTTCGTGTGAAACTTTAGAAAAACAAAGAGAGATTGCTTTAGAAAAAGGCGATCATCTTTTGGCTGAATCTTTAGATAGAAATCCCATTCATATTAATGGAGCCTTATTAAAAAAACCTGAAGAGAAATTAAGTGAAGATCACAGAAATAAGCTTGAATCTTTTAAGTTAAATAGAGAGATAAAAGAGTTAAAAGATGAAATTCTAAAACTAGAGAGATTAGAAGCTGAGAAATCATTGAAAAAAGATGCAATAAAAGAGATTGATTTAGAGTTAAATAGTTTTAGTGATAGTAAGTACCAAGATATTTTAGACACTCATGAGAAATTAGAAGGAATAAATATACAAATCTTAAAAGTTGAATATGAGCTTTTAAGCAGCTTTAATATGGAAAAAAATAGATTAGATTCTTTAAATCTATTATTGAAGAATTTAAACAATGATAAACTTAATTTAGAAAAGTATTTGGATCAATTTGAAGAAACAATACAAGAGAATGAATTTAAAGTTTATGCAGAAGAAAAATTAAAAAACAGTTTCAATACTATGTTTAATATATTTAATCAAAGTAACTATGAAATAAAAAAAGCTGAAAAAATATTAAAAAATATTCCAAGACAGTTAAAAAACTTAGAAACTACAAGTTTAAATATTCTGACTAAAGGTGAATATTCTAAGTTAAAGAGACAATTGGATTCTAATGAATTAAATTTAATGAGATATGAATCTGGTTATAAATATAAAGATGGTAGTGAGAAAAAGTTAAATTTCTTTAAAAATGAGATTGAGAGATTGAGCGAATCCAATAAAGTTATTTTATCTCAAATTGAAAAAATAAAAAGTGATTATTCCACTCCTGAAATGAAAAATAAAAAGATTAAAATTGAAAAAAGTATTGAGTCAAAATTGTTAAAAGAAAAAGAGTTACAAGAATCTATCTTGTTAGATAGAAAAATAACTGCTCTTATTCTTCATAAAAAGCTAATTAAGGTGGATAGCAGCATTTTCGAGTGTTATTTATCCAACGAAGAGTCCAAACGTCTTAAATCAAGTTTAAGAGCTTCGAAATTATCTGAAATTTATAGTTATTTTAAAGATATGAAATTTGAAAATATTGAAAACTTAGCTTTAAATAGTTTAAGTAAGGGGAGATACTTTAAAGCTATGAAAGAATACAGAGTTTTAGATAATAAAAGAATTGAGTTACAAATAGAAAGAGATTCATATACAACATTCTCTAAAAAATTATTGCATTTAGGATCTTTATCTAGAGTAAATAGAGAACTTAAAAGTGTTAATAACTCTCTTTTAAAATTAGAAAAAGAGTTTAAAGAGATTCAAAAATCAATTGGAGATAAAAAACTTCATGAAGAGATATCTAGAATTAATAGCTTAAGAGATAGTATTGCTAAAAGATATTCTAAACAAAGTGATATGTATAGAGAACAATCTAATCTTAATGAATTTTTTATTAAAGAGACAAAAAACCTGAAAAGAGAATTAGATCTTGAAAAAGATATATCCAATAGATTTACCAAAACATCTTTAAAATCAAATTATCTAAATTTGAGAGGAAAAATCTTAGGTAACTATTTAGTTGATTTTGAAATAGAGAAAAAGAAAAGAAAAAGTTTTAGTATGGATTTTTAA
- the relB gene encoding type II toxin-antitoxin system RelB family antitoxin — MSVISVRLNDDEETLLKKVANFEGMGLSSYIKKIVFERLEEEYDLKLAENTYKAHIESNQKTYSFESVVKELGMDL, encoded by the coding sequence ATGTCTGTTATATCTGTTAGATTAAATGATGATGAAGAAACATTATTAAAAAAAGTTGCTAATTTTGAGGGAATGGGTCTTTCAAGCTATATAAAAAAAATTGTATTTGAGAGATTAGAGGAAGAATATGATTTAAAACTTGCTGAGAACACATATAAAGCTCATATAGAATCTAATCAAAAAACATACTCTTTTGAAAGTGTAGTAA
- a CDS encoding ParA family protein has product MAKIISLLNFKGGVGKTTSTHSIGSALSIFKKKVLLVDMDPQGTLTFFSMENSPNLSVWEVLAEKKDIENCVEKLDEFDLLPSTIELTLAELELNSSYNKEFRLKKAIDKIKDKYDFILIDCPPSLSIFTLNALATSTDLIIPCECELASMEGLNLLLKVLKSPIKHLNPELNLLGILPTKLDGRKKISGEVHEMLLNTHSKVLPAIRINSKLSEIGIEKISIFKADKSSNGAKDYLNVAKVILNDSK; this is encoded by the coding sequence ATGGCAAAAATTATTAGTTTACTTAATTTTAAAGGGGGAGTTGGAAAAACAACATCAACACATTCTATAGGATCAGCACTTTCTATTTTTAAAAAAAAAGTGCTTTTAGTCGATATGGATCCACAAGGGACTTTAACTTTTTTTTCTATGGAAAATTCTCCTAACTTATCAGTTTGGGAAGTTTTAGCAGAAAAAAAAGATATCGAAAATTGTGTAGAGAAGTTAGATGAATTTGACTTGTTACCAAGTACGATAGAATTAACATTAGCAGAATTAGAGTTAAATTCATCTTATAATAAAGAATTTAGATTAAAGAAAGCTATCGATAAAATAAAGGATAAATATGATTTTATATTAATTGATTGTCCACCAAGTCTTTCTATATTTACTTTAAACGCATTAGCAACATCAACAGATTTAATTATTCCTTGTGAATGTGAATTAGCATCCATGGAGGGATTGAATCTATTATTGAAAGTTTTAAAGTCACCTATTAAACATTTAAATCCAGAGTTAAATTTATTGGGAATATTACCAACTAAGTTAGATGGAAGAAAGAAAATATCTGGTGAAGTACATGAAATGCTTTTAAATACTCATTCAAAAGTACTTCCGGCTATAAGAATAAATAGTAAATTAAGTGAGATAGGAATAGAGAAAATTTCTATTTTTAAAGCAGATAAATCTTCAAATGGAGCAAAAGACTATTTAAATGTAGCTAAGGTGATATTAAATGACAGTAAATAG